The proteins below are encoded in one region of Prevotella melaninogenica ATCC 25845:
- a CDS encoding TonB-dependent receptor, which produces MKKETIYLSLAMLAITNIPCNAQSEEIKDSTQHLEEVTISTTRMPEIKQNAAATVTIIDQKQIAEMSKAAPDITHLLGMLTPGMALSSNTTSSRAQSLRGRSALILIDGIPQSTPLRSTDRDIRTIDIAAIDHIEVVKGSTALYGNGAIGGLINIITKKNTTNRSVAGETTLSGSTYNFFRHGKGQGYRINQQVYGRLGQFDYLVNGAFGRTGSAIDGDGKFISPRYGLGDTYTTNVLVNLGYSLSSKNRIELMYNFYRSLQDTKLIPFGGKYLQSPSIGIIGSKDPQAVDEGTRYNHNAYLKFTSKDIFKHTDLEASVYGSGIYTIFDFRKANPAQPRWEETSGQSAVKDRKFGFRTQFNTRLIFSENAFAHLAYGYDYLYNKTSQPLVDGRYWVPWLTSNNHAPFIQVKATLWQHLNLKLGGRYDFINVNVPDYDVLRNKLSDPQVQVKGGKLKYNNMSFNVGLSYNRYRAFQPFVAYSQGFSIFDLGRTLRAAKADVLSKISTEPVKTNNYEVGVYSDINHWLQLNGSVFYTYSKLGSDLKIENGFWVVNRTPQKVYGVELSADAQILRNLKAGANFSWFEGKLKSATGDWDTYMSNISIPAAKLAMYVNYAPVKNTYLQLQYMHTGKRDRFTPNASGVYKEGEGIVNRINLLNLTAGVKMKACDLSLAVSNLLNYTYYTPASMMMARNAEYAHADGRKITLTAVFKY; this is translated from the coding sequence ATGAAGAAAGAAACAATTTATCTATCTCTCGCAATGCTTGCAATTACAAATATCCCTTGTAATGCACAATCAGAAGAGATTAAAGACTCCACACAACATCTCGAAGAAGTAACAATCAGTACCACACGTATGCCTGAAATAAAGCAGAATGCGGCTGCAACAGTTACGATTATTGACCAAAAGCAAATAGCAGAAATGAGCAAGGCAGCTCCCGATATCACCCACCTCTTGGGCATGCTCACACCTGGTATGGCTCTATCAAGTAATACCACAAGCTCGCGTGCACAATCACTTCGTGGAAGAAGTGCACTCATCCTGATTGATGGTATACCTCAATCAACTCCTTTACGTTCAACAGACCGTGATATACGAACCATCGATATCGCTGCTATCGACCATATAGAAGTGGTAAAAGGTTCTACCGCTCTCTATGGTAATGGTGCTATCGGAGGATTGATAAACATCATAACTAAGAAGAATACCACCAACAGATCTGTAGCTGGAGAGACGACTCTCTCAGGTTCAACTTATAACTTCTTCCGTCACGGGAAAGGGCAAGGTTATCGCATCAACCAGCAAGTTTATGGTCGGTTGGGACAGTTTGATTATCTCGTAAATGGGGCTTTTGGACGTACAGGTAGTGCTATTGATGGTGATGGAAAGTTTATCTCTCCACGCTACGGACTCGGTGATACCTATACAACAAACGTACTTGTTAACCTCGGTTATTCCCTATCTTCAAAGAACAGAATCGAGTTAATGTATAATTTCTATCGTAGTTTGCAAGACACGAAATTGATTCCTTTCGGTGGAAAATACCTCCAAAGTCCTTCTATTGGTATAATTGGCAGCAAGGACCCACAGGCTGTTGACGAGGGAACAAGATACAATCACAATGCTTACCTCAAGTTTACATCAAAGGATATATTCAAACATACCGACTTAGAAGCATCTGTTTATGGTTCGGGAATATATACTATCTTTGACTTCCGTAAGGCTAACCCAGCACAACCAAGATGGGAAGAAACAAGCGGACAGTCGGCTGTTAAGGATCGTAAGTTTGGTTTCCGCACCCAGTTTAACACTCGACTTATATTCTCAGAGAATGCTTTTGCACATTTAGCATACGGTTATGACTATCTCTACAACAAGACATCTCAACCATTGGTAGATGGTAGATATTGGGTACCATGGTTAACAAGTAACAATCATGCACCCTTTATTCAAGTGAAGGCCACACTTTGGCAACACCTAAACCTCAAATTAGGAGGACGTTACGACTTCATTAATGTGAACGTACCAGACTATGATGTATTGCGCAATAAGCTCTCCGACCCACAGGTTCAGGTCAAGGGTGGAAAGCTAAAGTATAATAATATGTCTTTTAACGTTGGTCTTTCCTATAACAGATATCGCGCATTTCAACCCTTCGTAGCCTACTCTCAAGGTTTTTCTATCTTTGATTTAGGACGTACATTACGTGCTGCCAAGGCTGATGTACTCTCTAAGATATCAACAGAACCTGTAAAGACAAACAACTACGAGGTGGGTGTTTACTCTGATATTAACCATTGGTTGCAGTTGAATGGATCTGTTTTCTACACCTATTCTAAGCTTGGAAGTGACCTCAAGATAGAGAATGGTTTCTGGGTAGTAAACCGTACTCCACAGAAGGTGTATGGCGTTGAATTGAGTGCAGATGCACAAATTCTCCGTAACTTAAAGGCTGGTGCTAACTTCTCATGGTTCGAAGGTAAGCTCAAATCAGCTACTGGTGATTGGGACACATATATGTCAAACATTTCCATCCCAGCCGCTAAGTTGGCAATGTATGTCAACTATGCTCCTGTCAAGAACACCTATCTCCAACTGCAATACATGCACACCGGTAAGCGTGACAGATTTACTCCTAATGCTTCAGGAGTATATAAGGAGGGTGAAGGTATCGTAAATCGTATCAACTTACTGAACCTTACTGCAGGCGTAAAGATGAAGGCTTGCGACTTAAGTTTGGCTGTATCCAACTTATTGAACTACACTTATTACACACCAGCATCTATGATGATGGCACGTAATGCAGAGTATGCACATGCTGATGGACGCAAGATAACACTCACTGCAGTGTTCAAGTATTAA
- a CDS encoding 5'-nucleotidase C-terminal domain-containing protein, which produces MYKKTVYLSGLTALLALTGCASHYELAGIQRTRVLVDNRYDATPDAGAAKFMEPFKHKVDSVMGPVVGEVDHDMVAHRPESDLSNLLADIMVWAARDYNEKVDFGVYNMGGIRAALSKGKITFGDVLDIAPFENKICFVTLSGEKLLELFSQMAHTGGEAVSHGVELVFTRDHKLKSARLHGKEIDPKASYRIATLDYLAQGNDKMEAFKSATSVVSPQESSNNTRFIIMNYFKEQTAQGKVVNAHTEGRIRVE; this is translated from the coding sequence ATGTATAAAAAAACAGTTTATCTGTCTGGATTAACAGCATTATTAGCGTTGACGGGCTGTGCTTCTCATTATGAGTTAGCTGGCATTCAGCGTACACGTGTGCTGGTTGATAATCGATATGATGCTACTCCTGATGCAGGGGCTGCAAAGTTTATGGAACCATTTAAGCACAAGGTTGACTCGGTGATGGGACCTGTTGTGGGAGAGGTTGACCACGATATGGTGGCACACCGCCCAGAGAGCGATCTCTCTAATCTGTTGGCAGACATCATGGTGTGGGCTGCACGCGATTATAATGAGAAGGTTGACTTTGGTGTTTATAATATGGGTGGTATCCGTGCAGCCCTTTCTAAGGGTAAGATTACCTTTGGTGACGTGTTGGATATCGCACCTTTCGAGAATAAAATTTGCTTCGTAACACTTTCTGGTGAGAAACTTTTAGAGCTGTTCTCACAGATGGCTCATACCGGTGGTGAGGCTGTTAGCCATGGAGTAGAACTTGTTTTCACACGCGACCATAAGCTTAAATCGGCTCGTTTGCATGGTAAGGAGATTGATCCAAAGGCAAGTTATCGTATTGCTACGCTCGATTACTTAGCACAGGGTAATGATAAGATGGAGGCGTTTAAGTCTGCAACAAGTGTTGTTTCACCACAAGAAAGCAGTAACAACACACGTTTCATCATTATGAACTATTTCAAGGAGCAGACAGCTCAAGGTAAGGTGGTTAATGCTCACACAGAAGGACGTATCCGTGTGGAATAA
- a CDS encoding bifunctional metallophosphatase/5'-nucleotidase, with protein sequence MKRNILLIMFCFMAVVGFGQDKKLTILHTNDTHSQIYPLSPNLADTMKADRGGFVRRIAMLKEERAKTPDLLLFDSGDFSQGSPYYTMFKGDVEVGLMNQMHYDAATIGNHEFDFGLDNMVRLFKKANFPIVCANYDFKGTELAKLVKPYIILKRNGLKIGVFGLAPKLDGLVVKANYGPIVYNDPVVCAQKVINELKAKKCDLIICISHLGWNIEGVSDEEVIAGTRGLDLVLGGHSHTYLTKLEYVKDLDGKLVGEDQNGKHAIYVGKLVLDMKKIK encoded by the coding sequence ATGAAAAGAAATATATTATTGATAATGTTCTGTTTCATGGCTGTTGTAGGTTTTGGACAGGACAAGAAACTGACAATCCTCCATACAAACGATACACATAGTCAGATTTATCCGCTAAGTCCTAATCTTGCTGATACGATGAAGGCTGATCGTGGTGGTTTTGTGCGTCGTATTGCAATGCTTAAAGAAGAGCGTGCAAAGACCCCAGACTTGCTACTCTTTGATAGTGGCGACTTCTCGCAAGGCTCACCTTATTACACAATGTTCAAGGGTGATGTTGAAGTGGGGCTGATGAATCAGATGCACTATGACGCTGCTACGATTGGTAATCATGAATTTGACTTTGGTTTGGATAATATGGTGCGCCTCTTTAAGAAGGCAAACTTCCCAATCGTTTGTGCAAACTATGATTTTAAAGGAACTGAATTAGCAAAGTTGGTTAAGCCATACATCATTTTGAAGCGTAACGGACTGAAGATTGGTGTCTTTGGTCTTGCTCCAAAATTGGATGGTTTGGTCGTGAAAGCTAACTATGGCCCAATTGTTTATAATGACCCTGTGGTATGCGCACAGAAGGTAATCAATGAATTAAAGGCAAAGAAGTGCGACCTTATTATCTGTATCTCTCACCTTGGATGGAATATAGAAGGGGTCAGTGATGAGGAGGTTATCGCAGGAACTCGTGGTCTTGACCTTGTATTAGGCGGTCACTCACATACCTATCTTACAAAGTTAGAGTACGTGAAAGACCTTGACGGCAAGCTGGTTGGCGAAGATCAGAATGGTAAGCATGCTATTTACGTAGGTAAGTTGGTGCTTGATATGAAGAAGATAAAGTAA
- a CDS encoding porin family protein, producing MKRILVALILLASVLTIHAQERRVQNRPYTDLREFHFGVLVGTHLQDLELNNVGPQMVDLDDGNGVVQKIVSADQDRWDAGFTVGVLGELRLNSTFQLRMAPAMYFGTRHLTFRNITDLNAQGEPTEQVQELKTAYVSCAFDLIAAAPRFNNHRPYVMLGLNPMLNLSGKDNDYIKLKRSDVFVEVGLGCDFYLPYFKLRPELKFMYSLMNSLDKIHAKNLQDKNMLMYTNSVNETRAKMIALTFYFE from the coding sequence ATGAAAAGAATATTAGTAGCCCTCATCCTATTGGCTTCTGTGCTTACAATCCACGCACAGGAACGAAGAGTGCAGAACCGCCCTTATACGGATCTGCGTGAATTCCATTTCGGTGTACTCGTTGGCACACATCTACAAGACCTTGAACTCAACAATGTTGGACCACAGATGGTCGACCTTGATGATGGCAACGGAGTAGTTCAGAAGATTGTTTCAGCCGATCAAGACCGTTGGGATGCAGGATTTACAGTGGGTGTATTGGGTGAGTTGCGCCTCAATTCTACCTTTCAGTTGCGTATGGCACCTGCCATGTACTTTGGTACACGACATCTAACTTTCCGCAATATCACAGACCTTAACGCACAAGGAGAGCCTACAGAGCAGGTGCAAGAACTCAAAACGGCATACGTTTCTTGCGCTTTCGACCTCATTGCAGCCGCTCCTCGCTTTAATAATCATCGCCCTTACGTGATGTTAGGATTAAACCCTATGCTCAACCTTTCAGGTAAGGACAATGATTATATCAAGCTCAAACGTAGCGATGTCTTCGTAGAAGTAGGACTCGGTTGTGATTTCTATCTCCCTTATTTCAAGCTACGCCCAGAGTTAAAGTTCATGTATAGTCTTATGAACAGTCTTGACAAGATTCATGCAAAGAATCTCCAAGACAAGAATATGCTCATGTACACAAACTCTGTTAACGAAACACGAGCTAAGATGATAGCACTTACTTTCTACTTCGAGTAG
- a CDS encoding DUF362 domain-containing protein: MAYVIGNDCIACGTCIDECPVEAISEGDIYKIDADACTECGTCASVCPSEAISLP; encoded by the coding sequence ATGGCTTACGTAATTGGTAATGATTGTATCGCTTGTGGTACATGTATCGACGAATGTCCAGTAGAGGCTATCTCTGAGGGTGATATCTATAAAATTGATGCAGACGCTTGTACTGAGTGTGGTACTTGTGCATCAGTTTGTCCAAGTGAGGCTATCAGCCTTCCATAA
- a CDS encoding START-like domain-containing protein: MSKKIELEYELKTRSGSAVWALISTPIGLMKWLADEVTINEDVATFIWGDPLREHDTHTATVVEMVKNNYIRFHWESSDSDSYWEMKMFHSEIAGNYHLLVTDFADDDVEGLEQLWNQNIDRLHRITGM; this comes from the coding sequence ATGAGTAAGAAAATCGAACTGGAATACGAATTGAAAACACGTTCGGGCAGTGCTGTGTGGGCACTGATTAGCACACCAATTGGTTTGATGAAATGGTTGGCAGATGAAGTAACGATTAATGAAGATGTGGCAACCTTTATTTGGGGTGACCCACTACGTGAACACGATACACATACAGCAACAGTTGTCGAAATGGTAAAAAACAATTATATACGTTTTCATTGGGAGTCGTCTGATAGTGATTCTTATTGGGAAATGAAGATGTTTCATAGCGAGATTGCTGGCAACTATCATCTGTTGGTTACTGACTTCGCTGATGATGATGTGGAAGGGTTGGAACAACTTTGGAATCAGAATATAGACCGCCTACATCGTATAACAGGAATGTAA
- a CDS encoding LptF/LptG family permease codes for MFQIKKLDIFIAKQFGMLFMGTFFISLFVLMMQFLWRYVDDLIGKGLSMDVLGQFFWYMSLMMVPQALPLAILLSSLISYGNLGESSELTAIKAAGISLIQSFRGLIVVSIFIAFGSFYFQNNVGPIAHKHIAQLLISMKQKSPELEIPEGIFYDGIPQTNLYVEKKDLKTGHLYNIMVYRMTDSYEDQAIILADSGMLQSTADKKHLVLNLWSGEWFENMRSQEMGNSASVPYRRETFAHKHIVLDFDGDFNLTDMAGISNDARTKSIQKIQHDKDSLVHVYDSVGNAFYKDAQTVYYREPNLKASEKKQAIKLSGEKAFNVDSVFKKLPADQRRYVIDQALSTVQQEVSDLDFKSMITSDGDRLIRLHDIETINKFTLSLICIIFFFIGAPLGAIIRKGGLGIPIIISVIVFIIFYILDNTGYRMSRQGDWAIWFGKGLSMAVLIPMAVFFTYKANNDSTVFNADMYKNMLMKMFGMRVKRSVASKEVILNDPDYSKAAEQLNDLNVRITEYAKTRRLKSAPNIIKVFFRYHTDHVIEKINDELENVIEDLGNTRNKVIMAELNKYPILAVKAHTRPFDHKWSNILAAVIVPAGIFFYFRMWRFRLRLYRDLRTIISCNDTIIAEIQRIKEKEEARGY; via the coding sequence ATGTTTCAAATCAAGAAGTTAGATATATTCATTGCCAAGCAGTTTGGTATGCTTTTCATGGGAACATTCTTCATCAGCTTGTTTGTGTTGATGATGCAGTTCTTGTGGCGATATGTTGATGACTTGATTGGAAAAGGATTGTCAATGGACGTTCTTGGACAATTCTTTTGGTATATGAGCTTGATGATGGTGCCACAGGCACTTCCTTTGGCGATTCTTCTTTCATCGCTTATTTCTTATGGTAACCTTGGCGAAAGTTCAGAGTTGACAGCAATAAAAGCAGCTGGTATCTCTTTGATTCAGTCGTTTAGAGGACTGATTGTTGTTAGTATTTTTATTGCTTTTGGCTCTTTTTACTTCCAAAATAATGTAGGACCAATAGCACATAAACATATAGCCCAACTGCTTATCTCTATGAAGCAGAAGAGTCCTGAGTTGGAAATCCCAGAAGGAATCTTCTATGATGGTATTCCACAAACCAATCTCTACGTAGAGAAGAAAGACTTGAAGACAGGTCACCTATATAATATTATGGTGTACCGAATGACGGATAGCTACGAAGATCAGGCTATTATCCTTGCAGACTCAGGTATGTTGCAGTCTACAGCGGATAAGAAACATCTTGTTCTTAACCTATGGAGTGGCGAGTGGTTTGAGAATATGCGCTCACAGGAAATGGGAAATAGTGCCAGTGTTCCATATCGTCGAGAGACATTTGCACACAAGCATATTGTTCTTGATTTCGATGGAGACTTCAATCTTACGGACATGGCTGGTATCTCTAACGATGCCCGTACGAAGAGTATTCAGAAGATACAGCACGACAAAGACTCCTTAGTGCATGTTTATGATAGTGTGGGTAATGCGTTTTATAAGGATGCGCAGACTGTTTATTATCGAGAACCTAATCTTAAAGCTTCAGAAAAGAAACAGGCAATTAAACTGTCGGGAGAAAAGGCTTTTAACGTAGACTCGGTATTTAAAAAGCTTCCTGCAGACCAGCGTCGTTATGTTATTGACCAAGCGTTGTCTACCGTTCAGCAAGAAGTTAGCGACCTTGACTTTAAGAGTATGATAACCAGCGATGGTGATAGGCTAATCCGTCTACATGATATTGAGACGATTAACAAGTTCACCTTGTCGTTGATATGTATTATCTTCTTCTTTATCGGAGCTCCACTTGGTGCGATTATCCGTAAGGGAGGATTGGGTATTCCTATCATTATCAGCGTTATCGTGTTCATTATTTTTTATATCCTCGATAATACTGGTTATCGAATGTCACGTCAGGGAGACTGGGCGATATGGTTTGGTAAAGGATTGTCTATGGCTGTTCTTATCCCAATGGCTGTATTCTTCACCTACAAGGCGAACAATGATTCAACAGTGTTCAATGCGGATATGTATAAGAACATGTTGATGAAGATGTTTGGAATGCGTGTGAAACGTAGTGTGGCCAGCAAGGAGGTTATCTTAAATGACCCTGATTATAGCAAGGCAGCAGAACAACTCAATGATTTGAACGTAAGAATTACGGAGTATGCTAAGACACGCAGGTTGAAGTCTGCGCCTAATATTATAAAGGTGTTCTTCCGCTATCATACGGATCATGTCATTGAGAAGATTAATGATGAACTTGAAAATGTCATAGAAGACTTAGGCAATACGCGTAATAAAGTCATCATGGCAGAATTAAATAAATACCCAATATTAGCAGTAAAGGCACATACAAGACCATTCGATCATAAGTGGTCGAACATTCTTGCAGCAGTTATAGTGCCTGCTGGTATTTTCTTCTACTTCCGAATGTGGCGTTTCCGCTTACGTCTTTATCGCGACCTTCGTACTATTATTAGCTGTAATGATACGATTATCGCAGAGATACAACGTATAAAGGAAAAAGAAGAAGCAAGGGGCTATTGA
- a CDS encoding bifunctional 3,4-dihydroxy-2-butanone-4-phosphate synthase/GTP cyclohydrolase II — MEDFKLDSIEDALKDFREGKFVIVVDDEDRENEGDLIMAAEMITPEKVNFMLKNARGVLCVPITISRAEELDLPHQVSDNTSVLGTPFTVTVDKLEGCSTGVSTHDRAETIKALADPNSTPQTFGRPGHVNPLYAQDNGVLRRSGHTEAAVDLCKLAGCFPAGVLMEIMNEDGTMARMPDLQKRAKEWDMKIISIKDIIAYRLKKETSIVVGEEVELPTQYGMFHLIPFRQANGLEHMALIKGTWKEDEPVLVRVHSSCATGDILGSQRCDCGEQLHKAMEMIEKEGKGVIIYMQQEGRGIGLMNKIAAYKLQEQGLDTVEANLHLGFRPDERDYGCGAQMLRHLGIHKMRLITNNPTKRVGLEAYGLEIEENVPIEITPNKFDYRYLKTKRDRMGHDLHL, encoded by the coding sequence ATGGAAGATTTTAAACTCGATAGCATCGAGGATGCACTGAAAGACTTTCGGGAAGGAAAGTTCGTTATCGTAGTAGATGATGAAGACCGAGAGAATGAAGGCGACCTTATTATGGCTGCAGAAATGATAACGCCAGAGAAGGTTAACTTCATGTTGAAGAATGCACGAGGTGTGCTTTGTGTTCCTATAACGATATCACGTGCGGAAGAATTAGATTTACCTCATCAGGTTTCTGATAATACTTCAGTACTTGGAACTCCTTTCACCGTTACGGTTGATAAGTTGGAAGGCTGTTCAACAGGTGTGTCTACACACGACCGTGCTGAAACAATTAAGGCTTTGGCAGATCCTAATTCTACTCCTCAGACTTTTGGCCGTCCTGGACATGTCAATCCACTTTATGCTCAGGATAATGGTGTTTTGCGTCGTTCGGGTCATACTGAAGCTGCTGTTGACCTCTGTAAGCTTGCAGGTTGTTTCCCAGCAGGTGTGTTAATGGAGATTATGAACGAAGATGGTACAATGGCTCGTATGCCTGATTTGCAGAAGCGTGCAAAGGAGTGGGATATGAAGATTATCAGTATCAAGGACATTATTGCCTATCGTTTGAAGAAGGAAACAAGTATTGTCGTTGGTGAGGAAGTAGAACTCCCTACACAATATGGTATGTTTCACTTGATTCCATTCCGTCAAGCAAATGGCTTGGAACACATGGCTCTTATCAAGGGTACATGGAAAGAGGATGAACCAGTACTTGTACGTGTACACTCATCATGTGCAACGGGTGACATCCTTGGTAGTCAGCGTTGTGATTGTGGCGAACAGCTTCACAAGGCAATGGAGATGATTGAGAAAGAAGGCAAGGGTGTTATCATCTATATGCAGCAGGAAGGTCGTGGCATTGGTTTGATGAATAAGATTGCAGCCTATAAGTTGCAAGAGCAAGGCCTTGATACGGTTGAGGCTAACCTTCATCTTGGTTTCCGTCCAGACGAACGCGATTATGGTTGTGGAGCGCAGATGTTGCGCCATCTTGGTATTCATAAGATGCGTTTGATAACAAACAATCCAACGAAGCGAGTAGGCCTTGAGGCTTATGGCTTAGAGATAGAGGAGAATGTACCTATTGAGATTACTCCAAATAAGTTTGACTATCGCTATCTGAAGACCAAGCGTGATCGTATGGGACACGACTTGCATCTGTAA
- a CDS encoding pyridoxal phosphate-dependent aminotransferase, whose translation MAQLSDRLNRLAPSETLAMSQKSSEMKAQGIDVINMSVGEPDFMTPDHVKEAGKKAIDDNFSKYSPVPGYPALREAISKKLKDENNLDYAASEIIVGTGGKQGVCNAVLALVNPGDEVIIPAPYWVSYPQMVKLAGGVPVVVSAGIEQDFKITAEQLEEAITPKTKMIILCSPSNPTGSVYAAEELEALSKVVLAHEDVFVLSDEIYEHISYIGGHCSIASCSGMKERTILCNGVSKAYAMTGWRIGWVAAPEWIVKGLNKLQGQYTSGTCSVSQMAAVAAYVEDQACVTEYRETFRRRRDLIVSLAKEIPGLEVNVPQGAFYLFPKCSSFFGKTDGKHVINNSSDLAMYILEEGCVATVGGDAFGAPDCFRMSYATSDENIKEALRRIKEVLSKLK comes from the coding sequence ATGGCACAACTATCAGATCGTTTAAATCGATTGGCGCCTTCTGAGACATTAGCAATGTCACAGAAGAGTAGTGAAATGAAAGCGCAGGGAATTGATGTTATCAACATGAGTGTGGGAGAACCAGACTTCATGACTCCTGATCATGTTAAGGAGGCGGGCAAAAAGGCTATTGATGATAACTTCTCTAAGTATTCTCCTGTTCCTGGTTATCCTGCTTTGAGAGAGGCTATCTCAAAGAAGCTGAAAGATGAAAACAATCTTGATTATGCTGCATCAGAGATTATTGTTGGTACTGGTGGTAAGCAAGGCGTTTGCAATGCTGTTTTGGCTTTGGTGAATCCAGGTGATGAGGTGATTATTCCTGCACCTTATTGGGTGAGCTATCCACAGATGGTTAAACTCGCTGGCGGTGTTCCTGTTGTTGTTTCTGCAGGAATTGAGCAAGACTTTAAGATTACCGCAGAGCAGTTAGAAGAGGCTATTACACCAAAGACAAAGATGATAATTCTTTGCTCTCCAAGTAATCCTACTGGTAGTGTTTATGCTGCAGAGGAGTTGGAGGCTTTGTCAAAGGTTGTCTTGGCACATGAAGACGTGTTTGTTCTTTCAGATGAGATTTACGAACACATTAGTTATATAGGTGGTCATTGCAGTATCGCATCTTGTTCTGGAATGAAAGAACGTACGATTCTTTGTAACGGAGTTAGTAAGGCTTATGCTATGACTGGCTGGAGAATCGGTTGGGTAGCAGCACCAGAGTGGATTGTAAAGGGTCTCAATAAGTTGCAAGGACAATATACGTCAGGTACATGTAGCGTAAGTCAGATGGCTGCTGTTGCGGCATATGTTGAAGATCAAGCTTGTGTAACAGAGTATCGAGAGACATTCCGTCGCCGTCGTGATCTGATTGTTAGTCTGGCAAAAGAAATCCCTGGACTTGAGGTAAATGTGCCACAAGGTGCATTCTATCTCTTCCCTAAATGTTCCAGCTTCTTTGGAAAGACAGATGGCAAGCATGTGATTAACAACTCATCCGACCTTGCTATGTATATTCTTGAAGAAGGATGTGTAGCAACAGTGGGTGGTGATGCTTTTGGTGCTCCAGACTGTTTTAGAATGAGTTATGCAACAAGTGATGAAAATATAAAGGAAGCGCTTCGTCGTATTAAAGAAGTACTTTCAAAACTTAAATAG
- a CDS encoding MotA/TolQ/ExbB proton channel family protein, with the protein MATTQQKPVPQKKSEGFTGVRGAFWIIVVCAVVAFTLFYTWFGNPMHFQDGAVRENPADVWGTIFKGGVVVPVIHTLLLTVLAMSIERWMALKTAFGKGALPKFVANIKSALNANDLAKANQLCDQQKGSVANVVKASLNAYKDMETGANANLKKAQKVAKIQQAHEEATQLEMPTLTMNLPIIATLVTLGTLTGLLGTVTGMIKSFSALAAGGGADSAALSAGISEALINTAFGIATSWCAVVSYGYYSNKVDKLTFALDEVGYSIAQTYEVNHTDEA; encoded by the coding sequence ATGGCAACTACACAACAAAAACCAGTCCCACAGAAAAAGTCTGAGGGCTTCACAGGAGTTAGAGGTGCATTCTGGATTATCGTCGTTTGCGCTGTCGTTGCGTTCACATTGTTCTACACATGGTTCGGTAACCCAATGCACTTCCAGGATGGAGCAGTACGTGAGAACCCAGCAGACGTTTGGGGTACCATCTTTAAGGGTGGCGTAGTCGTTCCTGTTATCCACACTCTCTTGTTGACAGTGCTCGCTATGTCTATCGAGCGTTGGATGGCTTTGAAGACTGCTTTCGGTAAGGGTGCCCTTCCAAAGTTCGTTGCAAACATCAAGAGTGCTCTTAACGCAAATGACCTTGCTAAGGCTAACCAGCTCTGCGATCAGCAGAAGGGTTCTGTAGCAAACGTTGTTAAGGCTTCTTTGAACGCTTACAAGGATATGGAGACTGGTGCTAATGCTAACCTTAAGAAGGCTCAGAAGGTAGCTAAGATTCAGCAGGCTCACGAGGAGGCTACTCAGCTCGAGATGCCAACTCTGACAATGAACCTCCCTATCATTGCTACTCTCGTAACACTTGGTACTCTTACTGGTCTTCTCGGTACTGTAACCGGTATGATCAAGTCGTTCTCTGCTCTTGCTGCAGGTGGTGGTGCTGACTCTGCTGCACTTTCTGCTGGTATTTCTGAGGCGTTGATCAACACCGCATTCGGTATTGCAACATCTTGGTGTGCGGTAGTTTCTTATGGTTACTACTCTAACAAGGTTGACAAGTTGACTTTTGCCCTCGACGAGGTTGGTTATTCTATCGCTCAGACATACGAAGTAAACCACACAGACGAGGCTTAA